From one Plasmodium malariae genome assembly, chromosome: 12 genomic stretch:
- the PmUG01_12037600 gene encoding conserved Plasmodium protein, unknown function, with product MMNFGTTCEIGKGTGAEEEEEEEEQERFYRKLEELKCLRKIKAKDLISNYLIYLVLFVQKILEKNEESKILTELKNEERKKELIKENIGKIKEKLKGSKNGSQIKAEEIHYNHHEHYRQRGLHEQGDDKKKLKGKSNSPKGDKSSNGGDNSNRGGNNIGGVNISHNGTCNNNHSSTNDGKKCKLVNICNDLTCAFHFCVLLLVSNLKEEKENEKKGHSVSEKRMDGIFSVLERHSEGEDDDNDSGIYSGIYSGIDNNGNKNNNSGKGNVSVKKSSAISQRKEAGKRFQSDRSRTANRRKLLYHLNLVYISVCFYNIYLLNDKDYYFLYISLLLFLNNFSYFKDKTISHYICMNKKVYIKYDISVCKFLFDICKTIGVSYKKKKNIYLCLFFLTYSFLFLKKCMNKNDKCNKAEYTNNREFNMEAINIFQHMNDVFLDLNFFSASTFFVLKSIDMHFSLLKNDMDMVSGEVGGEEMAQKHAIRDATSNGYNSLRMNKDNAHYYIFREECGSDNTMVVAKKRSIPMDEKLKEIMNVTISLYNNITECNYIFLDMHLLSIYEHLVFVSFYMIKDVYKLFHSLKKEKEKKILQEYKYMTYRNLLEIYIIYLKYNYLNYSQTGCGLVDTYTYVNNIYRISEKVKREFYSLLKNTPTNEQAMSEHFSEEMETDRETFSKKYFEESKIFIYDNTIKVEEEISVLYDPILYINYDDLTKKNVSYCEGAHGLLLKRREYNYNEHSFIISDNNFIYTFLYEQILKENNLSFDKEEINQISFIVSGTYEKMSFSKFFQENVRSIDEIVEAIFNLIEKEKSFETCTNVSSDGTINIDIDINHCKEFFQIFHFNKITLEHMKFNVCNFCYSKYNNLAINKMKKMYKNFSKCRDNNREYEELASKSANNVQEEKENNWMSYYSIHNNIHYLCYNYKEIAFLFKNVKKYKKKSFEYFSLFNQTTIHLDILLNSSEAYFYFNFFTKTFDEYIKNYMNMLSSISYPLKYIEHKQYLSYKRELTLKCALLLKDIYICKKCNTLNENIYFKSVNKNKNLNFDDNIFGILTTEQKNIIWQILKYYFSFLNTYPIDKETTNEVLFENEEEKKSYFDIYFYACKTLSTVEDKMFLTQAVHHYQYLLNYSLKNKMYEDEKYNEYMQNVCKKSLYVLQVKLSDIG from the exons ATGATGAATTTTGGCACAACATGTGAAATAGGAAAAGGAACAGGAGcagaggaagaagaagaagaagaagaacaAGAACGTTTTTACCGCAAACTAGAGGAATTAAAATGcttgagaaaaataaaggcAAAGGATTTGATAAGTAATTATTTGATTTACTTAGTTTTGTTTGTTCAGaaaattttggaaaaaaatgaagaatccAAAATTTTAACCGAACTTAAAAATGAAGAgaggaaaaaagaattaataaaagaaaatatcgggaaaataaaagagaaattaAAGGGGAGTAAAAATGGGTCTCAAATAAAAGCAGAGGAAATACATTATAACCATCACGAACATTATCGGCAGAGGGGATTACATGAACAAGGAGACGATAAAAAGAAACTAAAAGGAAAATCAAATTCCCCTAAAGGTGATAAAAGCAGTAATGGAGGTGATAACAGTAACAGAGGTGGTAACAACATCGGCGGAGTTAATATCAGTCATAACGGCACTTGTAACAACAACCACAGTAGTACTAATGATGGGAAGAAGTGCAAGTTGGTGAACATTTGCAATGACCTTACATGcgcttttcatttttgtgtGTTACTACTAGTTAGCAATTTGAAGGAGGagaaagaaaatgaaaaaaaggggCATTCAGTTTCTGAAAAAAGAATGGATGGTATATTTAGTGTTTTAGAAAGGCACAGTGAAGGGGAAGACGACGATAATGATAGTGGTATCTATAGTGGTATCTATAGCGGTATCGATAACAATGGCAATAAGAATAACAACAGCGGTAAAGGAAACGTTAGTGTAAAAAAGAGTAGTGCTATTTCTCAGCGGAAAGAAGCAGGGAAACGATTCCAAAGTGACAGGAGCAGGACAGCTAACAGGCGTAAATTGCTTTATCACCTAAACTTGGTATACATTTCagtatgtttttataatatatacttattaaatgataaggactattactttttatatatcagtTTACtcctatttttaaataatttttcctatttCAAGGACAAAACAATAAgtcattatatatgtatgaataaaaaggtatatattaaatatgacATATCtgtatgtaaatttttatttgatatatgtAAAACCATAGGTGTaagttataaaaagaaaaagaacatTTACCTCTGTCTATTCTTTTTAACGTATAgctttttattcttaaaaaaatgtatgaataaaaatgataaatgtaataaagcagaatatacaaataatagaGAATTTAACATGGAGgcaattaatatttttcaacaTATGAACGATGTATTTTTAgatttaaactttttttcaGCCTCTACCTTCTTTGTTTTGAAGAGTATTGATATGCATTTTTCGCTTTTGAAAAATGATATGGATATGGTATCAGGGGAGGTGGGTGGTGAGGAGATGGCACAGAAACACGCAATTCGAGATGCCACCTCAAATGGTTATAACAGCTTAAGGATGAATAAGGACAATGCtcattattacatttttagaGAAGAATGCGGTAGTGATAATACAATGGTAGTAGCCAAGAAGAGGAGTATTCCCATggatgaaaaattaaaggaaatAATGAATGTTACAATATCTCTCTATAACAATATAACTGAGtgcaattatatatttttagatatGCATTTGTTGTCCATATATGAACATCTTGTGTTTGTTTCGTTTTATATGATTAAGGATGTGTACAAGTTATTTCATTcgttgaaaaaagaaaaagaaaaaaagattttacaggaatataaatatatgacaTATAGAAACTtgttagaaatatatattatatatttaaaatataattatttgaattattcTCAAACAGGTTGTGGTTTGGTTGatacttatacatatgtaaataatatataccgAATTAGTGAAAAGGTAAAAAGagaattttattctttattgaAAAATACTCCTACTAATGAACAAGCGATGAGTGAACACTTTTCGGAAGAGATGGAAACAGATAGag AAAcgttttctaaaaaatatttcgaGGAGAGTAAAATTTTCATCTATGATAATACCATAAAAGTGGAGGAAGAAATATCAGTTTTATATGACCcgatattatacataaactACGATGATTTGACGAAAAAGAATGTGTCATATTGTGAAGGAGCTCATGGGTTATTGCTCAAAAGAAGggaatataattataatgaacACTCTTTTATCATATcagataataattttatctatacatttttatatgaacaaatattAAAGGAGAATAATTTAAGTTTTGATAAGGAAGAAATAAATCAAATTAGCTTCATTGTTTCTGGAACTTATGAAAAGATGTCTTTTTCAAAGTTCTTTCAAGAGAATGTAAGATCGATCGATGAAATTGTGGAAGCTATTTTTAATCTtattgaaaaggaaaaatctTTCGAAACTTGTACTAATGTTAGTAGTGATGGTACAATTAACATTGACATTGATATAAATCATTGCAAAGAATTCtttcaaatatttcattttaataagaTTACGTTAGAACATATGAAATTTAATGTGTGTAATTTCTGCTAttctaaatataataatttagcAATTAATAAGATGAAAAAgatgtataaaaatttctCAAAGTGTCGGGATAATAATCGGGAATACGAAGAATTAGCATCGAAGTCAGCAAATAATGTACAAGAGGAAAAAGAGAATAACTGGATGAGTTATTATTccattcataataatattcacTATTTATGTTACAACTATAAAGAaattgcatttttatttaaaaatgtaaagaaatataaaaagaaaagttttgaatatttttctttatttaatcaGACAACTATACACTtagatattttattaaattcaagtgaagcatatttttatttcaatttttttacaaaaacatTTGATgagtacataaaaaattatatgaacatgTTAAGCTCCATTAGCTACCCTTTAAAGTATATTGAACATAAACAATACTTATCATATAAAAGAGAATTAACCTTAAAATGTGCCTTATTGTTAAaggatatttatatatgtaaaaaatgcaACACacttaatgaaaatatttattttaaatctgttaataaaaataaaaatttaaatttcgATGACAATATCTTTGGAATTTTAACCACTGAGcagaaaaacataatatggcaaatattaaaatattatttctcttttttaaatacttaTCCCATTGATAAAGAAACAACAAATGAAGTCCTCTTTGAAAacgaagaggaaaaaaaatcatactttgatatttatttttatgcttGTAAAACCTTATCAACGGTTGAAGacaaaatgtttttaacTCAAGCAGTACATCATTAccaatatttattaaattattctttgaaaaataaaatgtatgaaGATGAAAAGTACAACGAGTATATGCAAAATGTCTGTAAAAAATCTCTCTATGTGTTGCAGGTAAAGCTAAGCGACATTGgctaa
- the PmUG01_12037700 gene encoding syntaxin, Qa-SNARE family, putative, with translation MDRSDDFIYLCKKYDKNIIFTRRVLKCKDEFLIKGSEIYTKLFSNCDYIDNNTLQKYGLFFGTNSSSSSINSNNSSSISSYSNSYGKEKRTRIKNKDNLLYSVNKISEEIKLFKPKKEIHKYVLNCLSNLLNIFIDIVNKHENNLSSYYLKLNKYTNLYFYDVKSIKCDFCCLNRLNNHIYSSNLYDKNLKKYKDDFDFSIQVSSNKEQINYNISKSISNNMGHINDHRKNTSTNSWDCNTKCSNNETLFEDNTKNAINTNNGDKDRLKSNLIPTNENKNTNLRRRKDKKVTFDMYSYVEEEEEKKKRENMHNNGVFQDNFTSNDINYHSNNYSCNNSQTLEFKKYVDLFEKEENTYIMETKKKIAKISNLMNIFVNKIYEQNENLKMIEHIVEESIENVSQGNTYLNKIQNKKSMNSLIFFVLICTSIFLFLFDFFR, from the coding sequence ATGGATCGATCTGATgacttcatatatttatgtaaaaaatatgacaaaaatataatttttacaagaAGAGTTTTAAAATGCAAAGATGAATTTCTCATTAAAGGCAGCgaaatttatacaaaattatttagtAACTGTGattatatagataataacacattacaaaaatatggtttattttttggtactaacagtagtagtagtagtattaatagtaacaatagcAGTAGCATTAGCAGTTATAGTAACAGTtatggaaaagaaaagagaacaagaataaaaaataaagataatttattatactccgtaaataaaatatcagaggaaataaaactttttaaaccaaaaaaagaaatacataaatatgttttaaacTGCTTAAgtaatttgttaaatatatttattgatatTGTTAATAAGCATGAAAACAATTTGAGtagttattatttaaaattaaataaatatacaaatttatatttttatgatgtAAAAAGTATTAAGTGTGACTTTTGTTGTCTTAACAGACTGaataatcatatttattCCTCCAATTTGTATGataagaatttaaaaaaatacaaagatGATTTTGATTTTTCCATTCAAGTCTCTTCAAATAAAGAGCAGataaattataacattaGTAAAagtattagtaataatatggGACACATAAATGATCATAGGAAAAATACAAGTACAAACAGTTGGGATTGTAATACAAAGTGCTCTAATAATGAAACTCTTTTTGAagataatacaaaaaatgcaataaatacaaataatggTGATAAGGATAGGTTAAAATCAAATTTAATTCCTACAAATGAGAATAAGAATACAAATTTGAGGAGAAGAAAAGATAAGAAGGTTACCTTTGATATGTACAGTTATGttgaagaagaggaagagaaaaaaaaaagagaaaacatGCATAATAATGGTGTTTTTCAGGATAATTTCACATCAAATGATATTAACTATCATTCCAATAATTACAGTTGTAATAATAGTCAGACACTGGAATTCAAAAAGTATGTGGACCTTTTTGAAAAGGAAGAGAACACGTACATAATggaaaccaaaaaaaaaatagcaaaaataagtaatttgatgaatatatttgttaataaaatatatgagcagaatgaaaatttaaaaatgattgAACATATAGTAGAAGAAAGTATAGAAAATGTGTCTCAAGGAAACActtatttaaacaaaattcaGAATAAGAAAAGCATGAATTCCcttatatttttcgttttaatatgcacttcaatttttttgtttttattcgATTTTTTCCGATAG
- the PmUG01_12037800 gene encoding conserved Plasmodium protein, unknown function has product MQNAENKNIKMKFKLNYADKKSMINLSLRKNDFNSRNNNINTNNNLSISNTQNNKNCVANRSSLEKPKSTNATKNIKINIASSGNIKKSGISTNRVNNANTIGYLQNDSIGNQNSISNRVNNINNKSNISPISTISNINNINKVNIANNGIIKSSSGNTNNNENVHYDDSSTIGINEGKNFLDIMNITDSLNINDSINNYESLNNSGNINDYANNNNSSSVVNAHNNSNSNNMLHRNKYMIKSNLKIYYKNGLIPYSFIYHKILTILKSHYNNHISNNRDVANKGISFFHIENMLINLGFKGVDINNNFLLSYLASSKKIKIDLNEKRICYINPYVDITNITSLLNKINKYGYLYGYEINDDLINTNKEIYKWINTLLYEKKVRCIRSNNSHLRGKLKCKNLPTFCDIYSKNKCDNCFYNLKGFIFFPLSYEHIEKERYSITNDIKNLWDEITLPNLDNILKEYKLKSTNKLFINDNVPKRKNKDDKLTPIIKKMKRIYNTHLFTADEIKNEFIQKK; this is encoded by the coding sequence ATGCAAAACgcagaaaataaaaatataaaaatgaaatttaaatTGAATTATGCTGACAAAAAGAGTATGATTAATTTAAGTCTTCGAAAAAATGATTTCAATtcaagaaataataatataaatacaaataacaATCTGAGCATTAGCAATACGCAGAACAACAAGAATTGTGTAGCTAACAGAAGCTCATTAGAAAAACCTAAATCAACAAATGCaaccaaaaatataaaaataaatattgcaAGTTCAGgcaatattaaaaaaagcgGTATTAGCACAAATCGCGTGAACAATGCCAACACTATAGGTTATTTACAAAATGACAGTATTGGTAACCAAAACAGTATTAGTAACAgagtaaataatattaataataaaagtaatattagTCCTATTAGTACTAttagtaatataaataatataaacaaagtAAACATTGCGAATAATGGCATTATAAAAAGTAGTAGTGGTAATACTaacaataatgaaaatgtacATTACGATGATAGTAGTACTATTGGTATTAATGAAGGGAAAAATTTCCTTGACATTATGAACATAACTGATAGTTTAAATATTAACGACagcataaataattatgagaGTCTAAATAATAGTGGGAATATAAACGATTATGCAAATAACAACAACAGTAGCAGTGTTGTAAATGCTCATAATAACAGCAATTCTAATAATATGCTacatagaaataaatatatgataaaaagtaatttaaaaatatattataaaaatgggTTAATAccatattcttttatatatcataaaatattaactatATTAAAATCACATTACAATAATCATATAAGTAATAATCGTGATGTAGCTAATAAAggtatatctttttttcatattgaaaatatgttaattaaTTTAGGTTTTAAAGGTGTAGatataaacaataattttttattaagttaTTTAGCTTCAtcaaagaaaataaaaattgatttaaatgaaaaaagaatttgttatataaacCCATATGTtgatataacaaatataacatccttattaaataaaataaataaatatggcTATTTATATGGCTATGAAATTAATGATGatttaattaatacaaataaagaaatatataaatggattaacactttattatatgaaaaaaaagttcgATGTATACGATCAAATAATAGTCATTTAAgaggaaaattaaaatgtaaaaatttaccAACATTCTGTGATAtctattcaaaaaataaatgtgataactgtttttataatttaaagggatttattttttttccactcTCATATGAACATATTGAAAAAGAACGCTATTCAATAACAAatgacataaaaaatttatgggATGAAATTACCTTGCCAAATCTtgataacattttaaaagaatataaattaaaatcaaCAAATAAACTCTTTATCAATGATAATGTGccaaagagaaaaaataaagacgACAAGCTTACGCcaatcattaaaaaaatgaaaagaatttACAACACCCACTTATTTACGGCCGacgaaattaaaaatgagttcatacaaaaaaagtga